A DNA window from Vigna angularis cultivar LongXiaoDou No.4 chromosome 1, ASM1680809v1, whole genome shotgun sequence contains the following coding sequences:
- the LOC108323733 gene encoding nodulin-26, protein MADYSGGSETHEVVVNVTKDTPKTVERSDSFVSVPFLQKLIAEVVGTYFLIFAGCAAVVVNKNNDKVVTLPGIAIVWGLVVTVLVYSVGHISGAHFNPAVTIAFASTKRFPLTQVPAYVAAQLLGGTLASGTLKLLFMGKHDQFSGTLPTGTDLQAFVFEFIITFLLMFVISGVATDNRAIGELAGIAIGSTILLNVIIGGPVTGASMNPVRSLGPAFVHSEYRGIWIFILAPILGAVAGAWVYNIIRYTDKPLREITKSASFLKGRTGATK, encoded by the exons ATGGCTGATTATTCAGGAGGATCTGAAACACACGAGGTAGTTGTCAATGTAACCAAGGACACCCCAAAAACTGTGGAACGCTCCGACTCCTTTGTCTCTGTTCCTTTCTTGCAGAAG TTGATAGCCGAGGTGGTGGGCACATATTTCTTGATATTCGCAGGGTGTGCTGCAGTGGTTGTAAACAAGAACAACGACAAGGTGGTAACACTTCCTGGGATAGCAATTGTTTGGGGGCTGGTTGTGACAGTGCTGGTTTACTCTGTTGGTCACATCTCTGGTGCCCATTTCAACCCTGCTGTCACCATTGCCTTTGCTTCCACCAAAAGGTTTCCCTTGACGCAG GTACCAGCTTATGTTGCAGCTCAACTGCTAGGAGGCACACTTGCAAGTGGAACTCTGAAGCTGTTGTTTATGGGAAAGCATGACCAGTTTTCAGGAACACTTCCAACTGGAACTGATCTGCAAGCTTTTGTGTTTGAATTCATAATCACATTTCTCCTAATGTTTGTCATATCAGGGGTTGCCACTGATAACAGAGCG ATTGGTGAGTTGGCTGGGATTGCAATTGGGTCTACAATACTGCTGAACGTGATCATTGGAGG GCCAGTGACAGGAGCATCAATGAACCCTGTGAGAAGCCTTGGACCTGCTTTTGTGCACTCAGAATACAGAGGAATATGGATATTCATTTTGGCACCAATTCTTGGAGCTGTGGCTGGAGCATGGGTCTACAATATCATTCGGTACACAGATAAGCCACTGCGTGAGATCACCAAGAGTGCCTCTTTTCTCAAAGGACGTACTGGTGCCACCAAATAG
- the LOC108323735 gene encoding nodulin-26 isoform X2, translating into MDENSTTNHEVVLDVNKDVSRTTEDSRSCLNVSFLQKLVAEVVGTYFLIFAGCAAVVVNKNNDNVVTLPGISIVWGLVVMVLVYSVGHISGAHFNPAVTIAFASTKRFPWKQVPVYVVAQVVGSTLASGTLRLIFSGNENQFSGTLPSGTHAQAFAVEFIITFFLMFVISGVATDNRAIGELAGIAVGATVLLNVLFAGYYCISYPKLIEYYYAHTLKKMLYSAKYVTPFGSKVKVKTDHRSINEPSKKLRPCISAQ; encoded by the exons ATGGACGAGAATTCAACAACAAACCACGAGGTGGTATTAGATGTAAACAAGGATGTCTCTAGAACAACTGAAGACTCACGCTCCTGTCTCAATGTTTCTTTCTTGCAAAAG TTGGTGGCTGAGGTGGTGGGCACGTATTTCTTGATATTCGCAGGGTGTGCTGCAGTGGTTGTAAACAAGAACAACGACAACGTGGTAACACTTCCTGGGATATCAATTGTTTGGGGACTAGTCGTGATGGTGCTGGTTTACTCGGTTGGTCACATCTCTGGTGCCCATTTCAATCCTGCTGTCACCATTGCCTTTGCCTCCACCAAAAGGTTTCCCTGGAAGCAG GTACCAGTTTATGTCGTAGCACAGGTTGTTGGATCCACACTTGCAAGTGGGACTCTCAGACTAATATTCAGTGGCAATGAGAACCAGTTTTCAGGAACACTTCCATCTGGGACTCACGCCCAAGCTTTTGCGGTTGAATTCATTATCACGTTTTTCCTTATGTTTGTCATATCTGGGGTGGCCACCGATAACAGAGCG ATCGGTGAGTTGGCTGGGATTGCCGTTGGGGCCACTGTGCTGTTGAATGTGTTGTTTGCAGGGTATTATTGCATATCTTATCCAAAGCTAATTGAATATTACTATGCacacacattaaaaaaaatgctttattCAGCCAAATATGTTACACCTTTCGGAAGCAAAGTAAAGGTCAAA ACCGATCACAGGAGCATCAATGAACCCAGCAAGAAGCTTAGGCCCTGCATTAGTGCACAATGA
- the LOC108323735 gene encoding nodulin-26 isoform X1 — MDENSTTNHEVVLDVNKDVSRTTEDSRSCLNVSFLQKLVAEVVGTYFLIFAGCAAVVVNKNNDNVVTLPGISIVWGLVVMVLVYSVGHISGAHFNPAVTIAFASTKRFPWKQVPVYVVAQVVGSTLASGTLRLIFSGNENQFSGTLPSGTHAQAFAVEFIITFFLMFVISGVATDNRAIGELAGIAVGATVLLNVLFAGPITGASMNPARSLGPALVHNEFKGIWIYLVSPTSGAVVGAWVYNSIRYTDKPLREITQSASFLKGKGHSGGSR; from the exons ATGGACGAGAATTCAACAACAAACCACGAGGTGGTATTAGATGTAAACAAGGATGTCTCTAGAACAACTGAAGACTCACGCTCCTGTCTCAATGTTTCTTTCTTGCAAAAG TTGGTGGCTGAGGTGGTGGGCACGTATTTCTTGATATTCGCAGGGTGTGCTGCAGTGGTTGTAAACAAGAACAACGACAACGTGGTAACACTTCCTGGGATATCAATTGTTTGGGGACTAGTCGTGATGGTGCTGGTTTACTCGGTTGGTCACATCTCTGGTGCCCATTTCAATCCTGCTGTCACCATTGCCTTTGCCTCCACCAAAAGGTTTCCCTGGAAGCAG GTACCAGTTTATGTCGTAGCACAGGTTGTTGGATCCACACTTGCAAGTGGGACTCTCAGACTAATATTCAGTGGCAATGAGAACCAGTTTTCAGGAACACTTCCATCTGGGACTCACGCCCAAGCTTTTGCGGTTGAATTCATTATCACGTTTTTCCTTATGTTTGTCATATCTGGGGTGGCCACCGATAACAGAGCG ATCGGTGAGTTGGCTGGGATTGCCGTTGGGGCCACTGTGCTGTTGAATGTGTTGTTTGCAGG ACCGATCACAGGAGCATCAATGAACCCAGCAAGAAGCTTAGGCCCTGCATTAGTGCACAATGAATTCAAAGGAATATGGATATATTTAGTGTCTCCAACATCTGGGGCTGTGGTTGGTGCATGGGTTTATAACAGTATTCGTTACACAGATAAGCCACTGCGTGAGATCACCCAAAGTGCGTCTTTCCTCAAAGGAAAAGGGCATAGTGGTGGCTCTAGATga